TCGCATCATCTGCTTCAACGGGCTCGGCCGGACCATCGCCCAGCACGCGTCCAAGGGCATGCTCGTCTCGGTCCGCGGACGGCTCCATTATACACGCTGGACCGACCGCGAAGGTGTCGAGCGCTACGGCTGCGAGGTCATCGCCGACGACGTGCAGTTCCTCAGCAGGCCACGCCAGGCGCCCGCCGGCGGCAGCACCGAACCGCAGTCCGACCTCGATGACGATGTGCCTTTCTGAGGCCAGTGCGAGCCCCGGCGGGAACTCCGCCGGGGCTTCTTGCATGCTGGTCAATCCATGTGCCTGACACCCTGAACCGCACAGCCTCTGTTGGTGCGGGCGGAGGCGGCGGTGAGGGGCGTCTCGTAGAGGCCCAGTGTGGCGGCCGGCGAAGCGGCCCTCAAGGATGCGCGGTTCCCCCAATTTGCTGCGCAAATCGGCTCCCCCACGCCCCGCTTCGCGGCGCCTTCGGCGTCCCTGACCGCCGCTCCGCCGCCCGCTCCTGAAGCGCCGTCTTCGCTTTCGAAGACCACGAAAGGAGATGGCGATGAGCATGATGTCGATGATCGGAACCGGGCGCTGCGATGCTCTGGTAGATGCGCTGAAAGCGGAGTTCGGAGGCATGTTGGCCGAGCGTATCCTGGAAGCGGAAGCCCTCGATTTCCTGTGGGAAGCGCGGGTGCGGGAGCGTTATCTCGGGCAGCATGAAGCCGCGTTCCTGGACGACGTAGAGAGCTTCGACGAGGTCTCGCGCATCGTGATCCTGAGCCTCGTCGATGGGTGTTGGCACGTCGGATTGTGCCAGGTGGATGGCAACGGACATGCCTCGGAATTGCTCTGGAAGCGGCGCTTCGAGAGCTTGAAAGAGGCCGAAATCGCGTACCATTCGGTGCATTGAAGGTCGGCCATTCCAGTGGCGGGAGCGGCGCAGCAGCGTCGCTTCCGCCTTCTTTTTGTTCGCCGCAGGGGTGGTGTATAGCAGGCTTGCGGGTGATCGAGATGGGAGGTCCTGGGATGCAACGGGTGCAGGGAGACAGAAGGGAGCAGGGGAAGGCAAGATAAAGTTATGGCACCGGAGCTGCCATAAGCCCTTGTCTGCACATCGTTTATTTGGGTGCCGGACCGGCACTGGCATGGGCGAACCGGTGCCGGTCCGGGGAGAAATGGCGCAATTCCGCGAAGCCGACGGCACCGGTTTTCTAAAGCTTCTCGCTGCGTCATGCTCGCTTGTCTTAACGCCGGGAACGACGATCCATGGACGATGACGAGCGCTTTGAGCCACGGCTCGGACGGCAACGCGATCAGACGGGGAAGGCTGGGCGGCGCTATCTTGGCCGGGTCCTCGCCGCCGTCAATCTCGCCAGGTCCGGGCTGGCGCTGGCAAGATCGGGACGAACCGCTTTCACCGGCGTTCGCGCCGGGCGCGGCTCGGGAATCGGCAGCGTGCTGGTAGCGCATTCGGGCCACGGCGGGAGGAGCAGCCGCCGTGTCATCGTCAAGGCGAGCATCGTGAAGCTCGCCGGCAAGGGGGCGGCTGCGGCCGCAGCGCACCTGAGCTACCTCCAGAGGGACGGCACAACCCGGGAGGGGGAGCGCGGAGCGCTCTATGACGAAGCCGGCGACATGGCCGACGGGCGGGTATTTCGCGAGCGGGGCAGCGGCGATCGCCATCAGTTCCGCTTCATCGTCTCTCCCGAGGATGGTGACCAATACGAGGATCTGAAGCCGCTCACCAGGCGGCTGATGGCGAGGATGGAGGAGGATCTCGGGACGAAGCTCGACTGGGTCGCGGTCGACCACTTCAACACGGGCCATCCACACACCCACATCGTTGTTCGCGGAAAGGATGATCGCGGCGCGGATCTCGTGATCGCCCGGGATTACATGACGAGCGGCATCCGCGCCCGCGCTGCGGAGCTCGTGGACTTGGACCTCGGACCACGCACAGCGCGGGAGATACGGCAGGCGCTTCACGCGGAGATCGAGCAGGAGCGGCTGACCTCGATCGACCATCGGCTGTTGAACGGCGTGGACGCAGCGGGGCAGGTGACGAGTCACGCCCGGGACGCATTCGACCAGAGCCTCCGCGCGGGCCGCCTGGCCAAGCTGGTGCAGCTAGGCCTGGCAGAACCTTTGGGTGCCGGGCGGTTCCGGCTCGCACCCGATCTTGCCGACACGCTGCGCGCGATGGGCGAACGCGGTGACATCATTCGAACGTTGCAGCGGGAATTTGCCCGCTCCGGCGTGGCGCCGGCACCGGCGGATCAGGTCATCTACGATCCTGGCGCACCGGACGCGCGGCGCCTGGTAGGACGGGTACGTGCATTGGGGCTCGCGGACGAGCACGCCGACCGTCACTATGTCATCGTCGACGGGATCGATGGCCGGAGCCATTATGTGGATATCGGTAAGCCGACGTCGAGCTACGGTGGCGAGCGGGAGCCGGGCGCGGGGCCGAGGATCGGCACCATCGTTTCGATAAATCCGGTGCGCGCTGAGGTCCGGGAGGTTGATCGCACGATTGCCGATATCGCGGCGGCGAATGGCGGCCGCTACGACGTCGAGGCACACCTGCGCCACGACCCGACCGCGACGGACCGCTTCGCGCAGACCCACATACGACGCCTCGAAGCGATGCGGCGAAGGAACGGGATCGTCGAGAGGGAGCCTTCGGGACGATGGGTGATCGCGTCCGACCATCTCGAGAGGGCGGCCGCCTACGAGGCCGCGCTGGTTCGTGATCGACCGGTGACGATCACCTTGCTGTGCTCGCAGCCACTCGAGACGCTGGTCGAAGTGGGATCGGCCACCTGGATCGACCGCGAGCTTGTCGCGAGTGCCCCGGAGCCGTTGAGAGACACCGGATTCGGGCTCGAAGTTCGGGAAGCGCAGCGGCTGCGCCGACAATGGCTTGTTGCGCAAGGTCTTGCGAAAGTGACCGAAGATGGCACGCGGTTTGCGCCTGGCTTGCTCGCGATCCTGCAGCGGCGGGAGCTGCTCCGGGTTGCCGGCGAGATTAGCGAAGAATTAGCGATGCCGTATCGTGAGACAGAGGAAGCCGCGCGCGTCGAAGGAATCTATCGTCGGCCGGTTGACCTGGTGAGCGGTCGCTTCGCCCTGGTCGAACGCGCGCGCGACTTCACGCTGGTGCCCTGGCGCCCAGTGCTGGAACGGCAGGTTGGGAAGGCCGTGTCCGGAGTGATGCGCGGCGATGGCATCAGCTGGTCCTTTGGTCGCGAGCGCGGAGGACCTCATCTGCGCTGATGCTGGCTCGTGCCCCGCGGCTCTACGGCTCGTCCTCAGCTATGCTCATCGTCCGGCTGGTGGGCGATAATGGTTGCGGACCGGCCAGGAGCGACAGCAACCGAACCGCCAGTGGACATTGCCAAACCCCCGCGTCATCGACGGCTCAGTCCCAAAGCACGGTAAGAGGCCCCTCACCGTTGGCGAGGAGCCAAGCGATCAAATCTCGGTATTCTCCGCTAGCGCAAGCGCGTCTTCCACGTCGATCCCGAGATATCGGACTGTGTTTTCGATCTTGCTATGCCCGAGAAGAATTTGGACGGCTCGAAGGTTGCCGGTCGCCCTGTAGATGATGGATGCCTTCGTTCGGCGGAGCGAGTGCGTGCCATACTCGCTTCGCATCAGACCCACCCCGGTTACCCATTCATCGACAAGCCGGGCATATTGGCGGGTGCTGAGATGCCCCTTCTGGTCAACCCGGC
The nucleotide sequence above comes from Sphingosinicella sp. BN140058. Encoded proteins:
- a CDS encoding single-stranded DNA-binding protein, with protein sequence MTNIVILVGNLGADPERRSTTGGTDVATFSLGTSRPKRDSEGKTYKDASGFTAKDTEWHRIICFNGLGRTIAQHASKGMLVSVRGRLHYTRWTDREGVERYGCEVIADDVQFLSRPRQAPAGGSTEPQSDLDDDVPF
- the rlxS gene encoding relaxase/mobilization nuclease RlxS (I built this because a sul1 chimera in AMR looks like the C-terminus.), with amino-acid sequence MDDDERFEPRLGRQRDQTGKAGRRYLGRVLAAVNLARSGLALARSGRTAFTGVRAGRGSGIGSVLVAHSGHGGRSSRRVIVKASIVKLAGKGAAAAAAHLSYLQRDGTTREGERGALYDEAGDMADGRVFRERGSGDRHQFRFIVSPEDGDQYEDLKPLTRRLMARMEEDLGTKLDWVAVDHFNTGHPHTHIVVRGKDDRGADLVIARDYMTSGIRARAAELVDLDLGPRTAREIRQALHAEIEQERLTSIDHRLLNGVDAAGQVTSHARDAFDQSLRAGRLAKLVQLGLAEPLGAGRFRLAPDLADTLRAMGERGDIIRTLQREFARSGVAPAPADQVIYDPGAPDARRLVGRVRALGLADEHADRHYVIVDGIDGRSHYVDIGKPTSSYGGEREPGAGPRIGTIVSINPVRAEVREVDRTIADIAAANGGRYDVEAHLRHDPTATDRFAQTHIRRLEAMRRRNGIVEREPSGRWVIASDHLERAAAYEAALVRDRPVTITLLCSQPLETLVEVGSATWIDRELVASAPEPLRDTGFGLEVREAQRLRRQWLVAQGLAKVTEDGTRFAPGLLAILQRRELLRVAGEISEELAMPYRETEEAARVEGIYRRPVDLVSGRFALVERARDFTLVPWRPVLERQVGKAVSGVMRGDGISWSFGRERGGPHLR